The following proteins are co-located in the Lepidochelys kempii isolate rLepKem1 chromosome 28, rLepKem1.hap2, whole genome shotgun sequence genome:
- the WRAP53 gene encoding LOW QUALITY PROTEIN: telomerase Cajal body protein 1 (The sequence of the model RefSeq protein was modified relative to this genomic sequence to represent the inferred CDS: deleted 1 base in 1 codon), producing the protein MSRCRQQPGERLGFHTKACREQADHLGPPRAPQADQRAADDQRAGKGAIGRCAPWPPGVSPTGLCSKAEEGRTPGFSLAINPLSPALAGARALGMPNSPGLVGRCSTRRSRDGPPPRSPPPAQLSPRAMEPGTLADSTWADDPAGGDPGSGEPPAKLARQSGSPGGQAPGAGSRPEDPGGEPAGGQGLAEAGSEVAEDGGQEPEWEEEYYLPGYEFLGPPKLLTGAWGEYSSMLENFLKGCKWAPDGSCLLTNSADNTLRIYNLPPELYGQEWGAVAEMSPVLRMAEGDTVYDYCWFPLMSSTDPPTCFFASSSRDNPVHVWDAFHGDLRATFRSYNHLDELTAAHSLCFTPDGSQLFCGFDKTVRVFDTERPGRVCESRPTFVKKQGQSGIISCIAFSPLQPLYACTSYSRTVGLYSRAEGAPLAMLQGHQGGVTHALFAPDGTRLYTGGRKDPEILCWDLRHPGRVLFSMHRTVATNQRLYFDLEPSGRFLLSGTTEGLVSVWDTDQPPTGDMEPVLQPALQFQALRDCVNGISLHPSLPLLASASGQREFPEPWDSGEEDVEGGPGPPQRPARGQNCLQLWWCGESREPDPAPPAL; encoded by the exons ATGAGCAGGTGCCGTCAGCagccaggggagaggctggggtttCATACCAAGGCTTGTCGGGAACAGGCCGATCATCTGGGACCGCCGAGGGCTCCCCAGGCTGACCAGAGAGCAGCAGACGATCAGCGTGCGGGGAAAGGTGCCATCGGCCGCTGCGCACCTTGGCCGCCAGGGGTGTCGCCAACTGGCCTCTGCTCCAAGGCTGAAGAAG gcaggactcctgggttctctcttgCCATTAACCCTTTGTCTCCTGCCTTGGCAGGCGCCCGCGCTCTGGGGATGCCCAACTCACCGGGGCTCGTCGGCCGCTGCAGCACCCGCAGGAGCAGAGACGGCCCCCCCCCGCGCTCCCCGCCGCCCGCCCAGCTGAGCCCCCGGGCGATGGAGCCAGGGACGCTGGCTGACAGTACCTGGGCGGACGATCCAGCTGGGGGAGACCCCGGCTCCGGGGAGCCCCCCGCCAAGCTGGCCCGGCAGAGCGGCTCCCCCGGGGGCCAGGCGCCGGGGGCGGGATCCAGGCCGGAGGACCCCGGCGGGGAGCCGGCTGGGGGACAGGGGCTGGCGGAAGCGGGGAGCGAAGTGGCGGAGGACGGAGGACAGGAACCGGAGTGGGAAGAGGAGTACTA cctgccGGGCTACGAGTTCCTG GGCCCCCCCAAATTGCTGACGGGGGCCTGGGGCGAATACAGCAGCATGCTGGAGAACTTCCTCAAGGGCTGCAAGTG GGCCCCTGACGGATCCTGTCTCCTGACCAACAGCGCCGACAACACCTTGCGCATTTACAACCTGCCCCCCGAGCTCTACGGCCAGGAGTGGGGGGCCGTGGCCGAGATG AGCCCCGTGCTGCGAATGGCCGAGGGAGACACCGTCTACGACTACTGCTGGTTCCCGCTGATGAGCTCCACGGACCCGCCCACCTGCTT CTTTGCCAGCAGCAGCCGTGACAACCCCGTCCACGTGTGGGACGCTTTTCACGGGGACCTGCGGGCCACGTTCCGCAGCTACAACCACCTG GATGAGCTGACGGCCGCTCACTCCCTTTGCTTCACCCCCGACGGCTCCCAGCTGTTCTGCGGGTTCGATAAGACCGTGCGGGTGTTCGACACGGAGCGCCCGGGCCGGGTGTGCGAGAGCCGTCCCACGTTTG TGAAGAAACAGGGGCAGAGCGGCATCATCTCCTGCATCGCCTTCAGCCCGCTCCAGCCCCTCTATGCCTGCACCTCCTACTCCCGGACGGTGGGGCTGTACTCGCGGGCCGAGGGGGCGCCCCTGGCCATGCTGCAGGGCCACCAGGGCGGCGTCACCCACGCCCTCTTCGCCCCCGACGGCACCCGGCTCTACACCGGCGGGCGCAAG gaccccgagATCCTGTGCTGGGACCTGCGGCACCCGGGCCGGGTTCTGTTCTCCATGCACCGCACCGTGGCCACCAACCAGCGCCTTTACTTCGACCTCGAGCC gaGCGGCCGGTTCCTGCTGAGCGGTACCACGGAGGGGCTGGTCTCGGTGTGGGACACGGATCAGCCCCCGACCGGAGACATGGAGCCGGTGCTTCAACCCGCGCTGCAGTTCCAGGCCCTGCGGGACTGCGTTAACGGGATCAG CTTGCACCCCAGCCTGCCCTTGCTGGCCAGCGCGTCCGGCCAGCGCGAGTTCCCGGAGCCGTGGGACAGCGGCGAGGAGGACGTGGAAGGGGGGCCCGGGCCCCCCCAGCGCCCGGCCCGTGGCCAGAACTGCCTGCAGCTCTGGTGGTGTGGGGAGAGCCGGGAGCCCGACCCGGCACCTCCTGCCCTGTGA